One part of the Mauremys mutica isolate MM-2020 ecotype Southern chromosome 21, ASM2049712v1, whole genome shotgun sequence genome encodes these proteins:
- the LOC123354378 gene encoding chymotrypsin-like elastase family member 2A gives MIGILFATLTLAARALSCGDPAYPPLLTRVVGGEDVRPFSWPWQVSLQYSSSGNWYHTCGGTLIAPNWVLTAAHCISSSRTYRVLLGKYNLMVNEEGSIAVSPERIIVHQRWNPNNVADGNDIALIKLSQSIALSNQIQPACLPPANSLLASGVVCYVTGWGRPQTNGTLSGKLQQWRLVVVDYATCSLPSWGGSSVKTTMICARGDGVISSCNWDSGSPLNCRGADGTWEVHGIASFRSVLSCNYYQKPFIFTRVSAFKDWITTVRV, from the exons ATGATTGGTATCTTGTTCGCTACCCTGACGCTGGCCGCTAGGG CCCTCAGTTGTGGGGACCCCGCCTACCCGCCTCTCTTGACCAGAGTGGTTGGAGGAGAAGATGTGAGACCATTCAGCTGGCCCTGGCAG GTGTCCCTGCAATACAGTTCCAGTGGTAACTGGTATCACACCTGTGGGGGAACCCTCATTGCACCCAACTGGGTCCTGACAGCTGCTCATTGCATCAG CTCTTCTCGGACCTATCGAGTGCTTCTTGGCAAATACAACCTAATGGTTAATGAAGAAGGATCGATTGCAGTCAGTCCGGAAAGAATCATTGTCCATCAACGCTGGAATCCAAACAATGTCGCAGACGG CAACGACATCGCTTTGATCAAACTCTCCCAGAGCATTGCCCTGAGCAATCAAATCCAGCCGGCCTGCCTCCCCCCGGCAAACAGTCTCCTGGCCTCTGGCGTGGTCTGCTACGTCACAGGATGGGGAAGGCCGCAGA CAAACGGTACTCTCTCAGGTAAACTGCAGCAATGGCGATTGGTCGTGGTGGATTACGCCACCTGTTCCCTGCCTAGCTGGGGTGGGAGTTCAGTAAAAACCACCATGATCTGTGCAAGAGGCGACGGGGTGATCTCCAGCTGCAAC TGGGACTCTGGTAGCCCACTGAACTGCAGAGGTGCTGATGGCACGTGGGAAGTGCATGGCATAGCCAGCTTCAGGTCCGTGCTAAGCTGTAATTATTACCAGAAACCCTTCATCTTCACTCGGGTCTCCGCTTTCAAAGACTGGATCACTACGGTAAGGGTCTAG
- the LOC123354382 gene encoding chymotrypsin-like elastase family member 2A, whose product MIGILFATLTLAAGALSCGDPAYPPLLTRVVGGEDARPFSWPWQVSLQYSSSGNWYHTCGGTLIAPNWVLTAAHCISSSRTYRVFLGKYNLKATEEGSIAVSPEKIIVHEDWDSSRLADGNDIALIKLSQSVALSDQIQPACLPPANRLLASGVVCYVTGWGRLQTNGALPDILQQGPLVVVDYATCSLPAWWGSTVKTTMVCAGGDGVISSCNGDSGGPLNCRSADGTWEVHGVVSFGSSLGCNYYRKPSVFTRVSAFNSWIATVMANN is encoded by the exons ATGATCGGTATCCTGTTCGCTACCCTGACGCTGGCCGCTGGGG CCCTCAGTTGTGGGGACCCCGCCTACCCGCCTCTCTTGACCAGAGTGGTTGGAGGAGAAGATGCGAGACCATTCAGCTGGCCCTGGCAG GTGTCCCTGCAATACAGTTCCAGTGGTAACTGGTATCACACCTGTGGGGGAACCCTCATTGCACCCAACTGGGTCCTGACAGCTGCTCACTGCATCAG CTCTTCTCGGACCTATCGAGTGTTCCTTGGCAAATACAACCTAAAGGCTACTGAAGAAGGATCGATTGCAGTCAGTCCAGAAAAAATCATTGTCCATGAAGACTGGGACTCAAGCCGTCTTGCAGATGG CAACGACATCGCTTTGATCAAACTCTCCCAGAGCGTCGCCCTGAGCGATCAAATCCAGCCGGCCTGCCTCCCCCCGGCCAACCGTCTCCTGGCCTCTGGCGTGGTCTGCTACGTcacaggctggggaaggctgcaga CAAACGGCGCTCTCCCAGATATACTGCAGCAAGGGCCATTGGTCGTGGTGGATTACGCCACCTGTTCCCTGCCTGCCTGGTGGGGTAGCACAGTAAAAACCACCATGGTCTGTGCAGGCGGCGACGGGGTGATCTCCAGCTGCAAC GGGGACTCTGGCGGCCCACTGAACTGCAGAAGTGCTGATGGCACGTGGGAAGTGCATGGCGTAGTCAGCTTTGGCTCCTCGCTAGGCTGTAATTATTACCGCAAACCCTCTGTCTTCACTCGAGTCTCCGCTTTCAACAGCTGGATCGCTACG GTTATGGCAAACAACTAA